Proteins from one Chroococcidiopsis sp. CCMEE 29 genomic window:
- a CDS encoding DUF29 domain-containing protein, translating to MTTQLPEVNQNSALYDQDYCLWLETTVKLLRERRFEALDLDSLVEEIEGLAKADKRELRNRLTILLEHLLKLAYWEEERQTCARGWKNTIREQRRQIKLLVNDSPSLKPFLLEIFADCYAEAREDASEKTSLPIDTFPEHCPFTSEETLNLDYLPGLTNL from the coding sequence ATGACTACTCAACTACCGGAAGTTAATCAAAACTCAGCTCTTTACGACCAGGATTATTGTCTATGGTTAGAAACAACAGTCAAGTTGTTACGGGAGCGACGTTTTGAAGCGTTAGATCTAGATAGCCTAGTTGAGGAAATAGAAGGATTGGCTAAAGCCGACAAACGCGAGCTCAGAAATCGATTAACTATCCTACTAGAACATCTTTTGAAACTAGCATACTGGGAAGAGGAAAGACAAACCTGTGCTAGAGGTTGGAAAAATACTATTAGAGAACAGCGCCGGCAAATAAAGTTATTGGTAAACGATAGTCCTAGTCTCAAGCCATTCTTGCTAGAGATATTTGCTGATTGCTACGCGGAGGCTAGGGAAGATGCTAGCGAGAAAACAAGTTTACCGATTGATACTTTTCCTGAACATTGTCCCTTCACTTCCGAAGAAACCCTAAACCTTGACTATTTGCCTGGTTTAACAAATTTGTAG